In the Streptomyces formicae genome, one interval contains:
- a CDS encoding cobalamin biosynthesis protein CobG, producing the protein MPPTRATSTQQGESLIRDRGDACPGALRLHRADDGSLARLRLPGGLLTSRQVEALATAAERLADGHLSVTSRGNVELRGLGDACGGELATLLADAGLLPSEQHERVRNVVASPLAGIDGLGHADVRLWARELDGLLCAQEWTPELSGRFLFALDDGRGDVAGLGADVTLIAESTGTALLLLGDAAHRVPASAAPRAALAAAAAFLAAARAAGNGAWRVRELPGGQGVGVAKALEEAGIPVTPAERAARDGSPRLVGPAAAASAAAPASAASAVTPAAAAAGPLGLADPAQGGPAAGLAPAASASAAAPASAAQAVAPALGAPTGPPAEGAAGAPDGPAASDASAVGARGGPAASGLSGAGPASGVLGSAAATPSGPPPPGARHGAVLVQAPLGRVSVAQLRALLPAPGGEVRVTPWRGFVVPGFTDEAARERLRVLADAGFVTEPGSPWLGVGACTGRPGCAKSLADVRADAVPGNGGLPVHWSGCERRCGHPHGDWVDVLATGDGRYEVTVRTGGSAVPVTGPTVADAVTTARATRRTTIPITTTTPTTTTR; encoded by the coding sequence ATGCCGCCCACCCGAGCAACCTCCACACAACAGGGCGAATCCCTCATACGTGACCGGGGCGACGCCTGTCCCGGAGCCCTCCGACTGCACCGCGCCGACGACGGCTCGCTGGCCCGACTCCGGTTGCCCGGTGGCCTCTTGACGTCCCGTCAGGTCGAGGCTCTGGCCACCGCGGCCGAGCGTCTCGCGGACGGTCACCTCAGCGTCACCTCGCGCGGCAACGTCGAGCTGCGCGGCCTCGGCGATGCCTGCGGCGGCGAGCTCGCCACGCTCCTCGCGGACGCGGGCCTGCTCCCCTCCGAGCAGCACGAACGCGTCCGCAACGTGGTGGCGTCCCCCCTGGCCGGAATCGACGGACTGGGCCACGCCGACGTGCGGTTGTGGGCCCGTGAGCTGGACGGACTCCTCTGCGCGCAGGAGTGGACGCCGGAACTCTCCGGCCGCTTCCTGTTCGCCCTGGACGACGGGCGCGGTGACGTGGCGGGACTCGGCGCGGATGTGACCTTGATCGCAGAATCGACCGGGACGGCACTGTTGCTGCTCGGCGACGCGGCACACCGGGTCCCCGCCTCCGCCGCGCCCCGCGCCGCGCTGGCCGCGGCGGCCGCGTTCCTCGCGGCGGCGCGGGCGGCGGGCAACGGGGCTTGGCGGGTGCGGGAGCTGCCCGGGGGGCAGGGCGTGGGGGTGGCGAAGGCGCTGGAGGAGGCGGGGATCCCGGTGACGCCGGCTGAACGTGCGGCGCGTGACGGCTCCCCGAGGCTCGTCGGCCCGGCTGCTGCCGCTTCGGCTGCCGCTCCGGCTTCTGCCGCCTCGGCTGTTACTCCGGCCGCCGCTGCGGCTGGCCCTCTGGGGCTCGCCGACCCGGCGCAGGGCGGCCCGGCCGCTGGCCTGGCTCCCGCTGCTTCGGCTTCGGCTGCTGCTCCGGCTTCCGCCGCGCAGGCTGTCGCTCCGGCCCTCGGCGCCCCGACCGGGCCCCCGGCCGAGGGTGCCGCGGGCGCTCCGGACGGCCCTGCGGCCTCCGATGCCTCGGCTGTCGGTGCTCGGGGCGGTCCTGCGGCTTCCGGCCTTTCGGGGGCCGGTCCTGCTTCCGGTGTTCTGGGCTCGGCCGCCGCTACGCCCTCCGGCCCCCCGCCCCCGGGCGCCCGCCACGGCGCCGTGCTGGTGCAGGCGCCCCTCGGGCGGGTCAGCGTGGCCCAGTTGAGGGCGCTGCTGCCCGCGCCGGGGGGCGAGGTGCGGGTCACTCCCTGGCGCGGTTTCGTCGTTCCCGGGTTCACCGACGAGGCCGCGCGGGAGCGGCTGCGGGTGCTGGCCGACGCCGGGTTCGTCACGGAGCCCGGATCGCCCTGGCTGGGCGTCGGCGCCTGCACCGGGCGGCCCGGCTGCGCCAAGTCGCTCGCCGACGTCCGCGCCGACGCCGTGCCCGGCAACGGCGGACTCCCCGTCCACTGGTCCGGCTGCGAGCGGCGCTGCGGACATCCGCACGGCGACTGGGTGGACGTCCTCGCCACGGGGGACGGCCGCTACGAGGTGACCGTGCGCACCGGCGGCTCGGCCGTGCCCGTCACAGGACCCACGGTGGCCGACGCGGTCACCACGGCACGCGCGACCAGGCGTACGACGATCCCCATCACCACGACGACCCCTACGACCACCACGAGATGA
- a CDS encoding precorrin-8X methylmutase yields MFDYEKDGAAIYRESFATIRAEADLAGLPADVSQVAVRMIHACGMVDLVRDLAFSPQVVADARKALHDGAPILCDANMVASGVTRKRLPADNEVICTLADPSVPDLAARLGTTRSAAALELWRDRLEGSVVAIGNAPTALFRLLEMIEEGAPRPAAVLGIPVGFVGAAESKDALAEHASGIEYLVVRGRRGGSAMAAAAINAIASETE; encoded by the coding sequence GTGTTCGACTACGAGAAGGACGGCGCGGCGATCTACCGCGAGTCCTTTGCCACCATCCGCGCGGAGGCGGACCTCGCGGGGCTGCCCGCCGACGTCAGCCAGGTCGCGGTGCGGATGATCCACGCCTGCGGGATGGTCGACCTCGTGCGCGACCTCGCCTTCAGCCCCCAGGTGGTGGCCGACGCCCGCAAGGCGCTGCACGACGGGGCGCCGATCCTCTGCGACGCGAACATGGTCGCGAGCGGCGTCACCCGCAAGCGGCTCCCCGCGGACAACGAGGTGATCTGCACGCTCGCCGACCCGTCCGTGCCCGACCTCGCCGCGCGCCTCGGCACCACCCGCAGCGCCGCCGCCCTGGAACTGTGGCGCGACCGCCTGGAGGGCTCCGTCGTCGCCATCGGCAACGCGCCCACCGCGCTCTTCCGCCTCCTGGAGATGATCGAGGAAGGCGCCCCGCGCCCGGCCGCCGTGCTCGGCATACCGGTCGGCTTCGTCGGCGCCGCCGAGTCCAAGGACGCGCTGGCCGAACACGCCTCGGGGATCGAGTACTTGGTCGTACGAGGTCGTCGCGGCGGCAGTGCGATGGCCGCGGCGGCGATCAACGCGATTGCGAGCGAGACGGAGTGA
- a CDS encoding precorrin-2 C(20)-methyltransferase: MNTEQVPQDQQEQQGQQPQQLQQAQQGRLFGVGLGPGDPSLMTVRAVEVIAAADVIAYHSARHGRSIARSIAAAHLRADHIEEPLVYPVTTETTDHPGGYRGALDDFYEEAAARLAAHLDAGRTVAVLAEGDPLFYGSYQHMHKRLADRYPTEVIPGVTSVSAAAARLGEPLVEAEEVLTILPGTLPEEELAARLAATDSAVVMKLGRTFGKVRGALDRAGRLDEARYVERATMEGERTGRLADVDPESVPYFSVAVLPSRVAPLTGGPAPEPSADPARGEVVVVGTGPAGPLWLTPETRGALAAADDLVGYTTYLDRVPRRPGQLRHGSDNRVESERAEFALQLAQRGRRVAVVSGGDPGVFAMATAVLEVASQDAYADVPVRVLPGVTAANAAAARAGAPLGHDYATLSLSDRLKPWEVIAERLAAAASADLVLALYNPGSRSRTWQVGKARELLLEHRAPDTPVVLARDVGGPEESIRIVRLADLDPSEVDMRTLLIVGSSQTEVVRRGDGEQVVWTPRRYPEA, translated from the coding sequence GTGAACACCGAACAGGTCCCACAGGACCAGCAGGAGCAGCAGGGCCAGCAGCCTCAGCAGCTCCAACAAGCCCAGCAGGGAAGGCTCTTCGGGGTCGGGCTCGGTCCCGGCGACCCGTCGCTGATGACCGTCCGCGCCGTCGAGGTCATCGCTGCCGCCGACGTGATCGCCTACCACTCCGCACGGCACGGCCGCTCCATCGCCCGCTCGATCGCGGCCGCGCACCTCCGCGCCGACCACATCGAGGAGCCGCTGGTCTACCCCGTCACCACGGAGACCACGGACCACCCCGGTGGCTACCGGGGCGCACTCGACGACTTCTACGAGGAGGCGGCGGCCCGGCTCGCCGCGCACCTCGACGCGGGCCGCACGGTCGCCGTCCTCGCCGAGGGCGACCCGCTCTTCTACGGCTCCTACCAGCACATGCACAAGCGCCTCGCCGACCGCTACCCGACCGAGGTGATCCCCGGCGTGACCTCGGTCAGCGCGGCGGCGGCCCGGCTCGGGGAGCCGCTGGTGGAGGCCGAGGAGGTCCTCACGATCCTGCCGGGCACGCTCCCCGAGGAGGAGCTCGCCGCGCGCCTCGCGGCGACGGACTCGGCGGTCGTGATGAAGCTCGGCCGCACCTTCGGCAAGGTGCGCGGCGCCCTGGACCGCGCGGGCCGTCTCGACGAGGCCCGCTACGTCGAGCGCGCCACGATGGAGGGCGAGCGCACCGGCCGACTGGCCGACGTGGACCCGGAGTCGGTGCCGTACTTCTCGGTGGCGGTGCTGCCGAGCAGGGTGGCCCCGCTGACCGGCGGACCCGCGCCCGAGCCCTCGGCGGACCCGGCGCGCGGCGAGGTCGTCGTCGTCGGCACGGGACCCGCGGGGCCCCTGTGGCTGACCCCCGAGACGCGCGGCGCGCTCGCCGCCGCGGACGATCTGGTCGGCTACACCACCTACCTGGACCGCGTGCCGCGCCGCCCCGGACAGCTCAGGCACGGCTCCGACAACCGCGTCGAGTCCGAACGCGCCGAGTTCGCCCTGCAGTTGGCGCAGCGGGGCCGTCGCGTCGCGGTCGTCTCCGGCGGCGACCCCGGTGTCTTCGCGATGGCCACGGCCGTACTCGAAGTCGCCTCGCAGGACGCGTACGCGGACGTCCCGGTGCGGGTGCTGCCCGGTGTCACCGCGGCCAACGCGGCGGCGGCCCGCGCGGGTGCGCCGCTCGGCCACGACTACGCCACGCTCTCCCTCTCCGACCGGCTCAAGCCGTGGGAGGTCATCGCGGAACGGCTCGCGGCGGCGGCTTCGGCGGATCTGGTGCTCGCGCTGTACAACCCCGGCTCGCGCAGCAGGACCTGGCAGGTGGGCAAGGCGAGGGAGCTGCTCCTTGAGCATCGCGCCCCCGACACTCCTGTGGTCCTCGCCCGTGACGTGGGCGGTCCCGAGGAGAGCATCCGCATCGTCCGCCTCGCCGACCTGGATCCGTCGGAGGTCGACATGCGGACGCTGCTGATCGTCGGCTCCTCGCAGACGGAGGTCGTGCGACGCGGGGACGGGGAGCAGGTCGTGTGGACGCCGAGGCGCTATCCGGAAGCCTGA
- a CDS encoding cobalt-precorrin-6A reductase, whose amino-acid sequence MHVLILGGTTEARRLAELLAGEAGVRVTSSLAGRVAAPRLPPGEVRVGGFGGVEGLADWLREHRVDALIDATHPFAGTISFNAAAAAALAHVPLLALRRPGWVAGEGDDWRVVGSLEEAARALPGLGERVFLTTGRMGLAAFSGSELADLWFLVRSVDAPEPPFPARMEVLLDRGPFSLDGERELLRRQGIDVVVTKDSGGSATSPKLVAAREAGVPVVVVRRPPGPEGVAVVASPRGAVDWVRLVRG is encoded by the coding sequence GTGCACGTATTGATTCTGGGGGGAACGACCGAGGCCCGCCGCCTGGCGGAGCTGCTCGCGGGCGAGGCGGGGGTCCGGGTGACCAGTTCCCTCGCGGGACGGGTCGCCGCGCCCCGGCTGCCGCCCGGCGAGGTCCGCGTCGGTGGCTTCGGCGGGGTCGAGGGGCTCGCCGACTGGCTGCGCGAGCACCGCGTGGACGCGCTCATCGACGCCACCCATCCTTTCGCAGGGACGATCTCGTTCAACGCGGCGGCGGCCGCCGCACTCGCCCATGTTCCCCTGCTCGCGCTGCGCAGGCCCGGGTGGGTCGCGGGTGAGGGGGACGACTGGCGCGTGGTCGGTTCCCTGGAGGAGGCGGCGCGGGCCCTGCCCGGGCTGGGTGAGCGGGTGTTCCTCACCACGGGGCGGATGGGGCTCGCGGCGTTCTCCGGGTCCGAGCTGGCCGATCTTTGGTTCCTCGTACGTTCCGTCGACGCGCCCGAGCCGCCGTTCCCCGCGCGCATGGAGGTGCTGCTCGATCGGGGGCCGTTCTCGCTCGACGGGGAGCGGGAGCTGTTGCGTCGGCAGGGGATCGATGTCGTGGTGACGAAGGACAGTGGGGGGTCGGCCACGTCGCCGAAGCTTGTCGCTGCGCGCGAGGCGGGGGTTCCTGTGGTGGTGGTTCGGCGACCTCCTGGCCCGGAGGGGGTCGCTGTGGTCGCCTCGCCGCGGGGCGCCGTTGACTGGGTGCGTCTGGTGCGTGGTTAG
- a CDS encoding cobalt-precorrin-5B (C(1))-methyltransferase, with translation MSEAKGGRGAQLKHTGLRPGWTTGACATAATTAAYTALLTGDFPDPVTITLPKGQTPAFALAAEELTTSYAMAGIVKDAGDDPDVTHGALVRATVRRLPPGSGVVFAAGPGVGTVTRPGLPLDVGEPAVNPVPRQLMRDHVALVAGRHGGTGDVEITVSVDHGEEIARSTWNPRLGILGGLSILGTTGIVVPYSCSAWIDSIRRGVDVARAAGYTHVAGCTGSTSEKTVVAEYGLPEQALLDMGDFAGAVLKYVRRHPVDRLTICGGFAKLSKLAAGHLDLHSARSQVDKGFLAELARTGGASAALAERIAAANTGLEALRLCEAAGVPLGDLVATTARAEALAVLRGAPVAVDVICIDRAGTIVGRSTP, from the coding sequence ATGAGTGAGGCAAAGGGTGGGCGCGGCGCCCAACTCAAGCACACCGGTCTGCGCCCCGGCTGGACGACGGGGGCCTGCGCGACCGCGGCCACCACGGCCGCGTACACGGCGCTGCTCACCGGCGATTTCCCCGACCCGGTGACCATCACGCTGCCCAAGGGCCAGACACCCGCCTTCGCGCTGGCCGCCGAGGAGCTGACCACGTCGTACGCCATGGCGGGCATCGTCAAGGACGCGGGCGACGACCCGGACGTCACGCACGGCGCGCTGGTGCGTGCCACGGTGCGGCGGCTGCCGCCGGGCTCCGGAGTGGTCTTCGCGGCGGGCCCCGGCGTGGGCACGGTCACCCGGCCAGGGCTTCCCCTGGACGTGGGGGAACCGGCCGTCAACCCGGTCCCGCGCCAGCTGATGCGCGACCACGTCGCGCTGGTCGCGGGCCGCCACGGCGGTACGGGGGACGTGGAGATCACGGTCTCCGTCGACCACGGCGAGGAGATCGCCCGCTCCACCTGGAACCCCCGCCTCGGCATCCTGGGCGGCCTGTCGATCCTCGGCACCACCGGCATCGTCGTGCCCTACTCCTGCTCGGCGTGGATCGACTCGATCCGCAGGGGCGTGGACGTGGCGCGGGCGGCCGGGTACACCCATGTCGCCGGGTGCACGGGCTCGACGTCGGAGAAGACGGTCGTCGCCGAGTACGGCCTGCCGGAGCAGGCGCTCCTGGACATGGGCGACTTCGCGGGCGCGGTCCTGAAGTACGTACGCCGTCACCCCGTGGACCGCCTCACCATCTGCGGCGGCTTCGCCAAACTCTCCAAGCTGGCGGCGGGCCACCTGGACCTGCACTCGGCCCGCTCCCAGGTCGACAAGGGCTTCCTCGCGGAGCTGGCCCGCACCGGCGGCGCGTCCGCGGCGCTCGCCGAGCGGATCGCCGCCGCCAACACGGGCCTGGAGGCCCTGCGCCTGTGCGAGGCGGCGGGGGTCCCCCTGGGTGACCTGGTGGCGACGACGGCCCGCGCCGAGGCACTGGCGGTCCTGCGGGGCGCCCCGGTGGCGGTGGACGTGATCTGCATCGACAGAGCAGGAACGATCGTGGGCCGCAGCACTCCGTAA
- the cobM gene encoding precorrin-4 C(11)-methyltransferase encodes MTVYFIGAGPGAADLITVRGARTLAACQVCLYAGSLVPVELLDECPDGARLVDTAQLNLDEITGELVRAHEQGLDVARLHSGDPSVFSAVAEQMRRLDAAGVPYEVVPGVPAFAAAAAALKRELTVPTVGQTVILTRIAQRATAMPAGEDLATLGRSGALLVLHLAAGYVDRVVEELLPHYGAECPVAVVALASRPDEVILRGALGDIAEQVKAAGIVRTAVIMVGRTLGAEQFRDSHLYSADRDRHVC; translated from the coding sequence ATGACCGTGTACTTCATCGGCGCGGGACCCGGCGCCGCCGACCTGATCACGGTGCGCGGCGCCCGCACGCTCGCCGCCTGCCAGGTCTGCCTGTACGCGGGCAGCCTGGTGCCGGTCGAGCTGCTCGACGAATGCCCGGACGGGGCACGCCTGGTGGACACCGCGCAGCTCAACCTCGACGAGATCACCGGGGAGTTGGTGCGGGCCCACGAGCAGGGGCTCGACGTGGCACGGCTGCACTCCGGCGACCCTTCCGTGTTCAGCGCGGTCGCCGAGCAGATGCGGCGCCTCGACGCGGCGGGCGTGCCGTACGAAGTGGTGCCGGGGGTCCCCGCGTTCGCCGCGGCTGCCGCCGCGCTCAAGCGGGAGCTCACCGTTCCCACCGTGGGGCAGACCGTGATCCTCACGCGGATCGCGCAGCGGGCCACGGCGATGCCGGCCGGCGAGGATCTCGCCACGCTCGGGCGCAGTGGGGCGCTGCTCGTGCTGCACCTCGCCGCGGGCTACGTGGACCGGGTCGTGGAGGAGCTGCTTCCTCATTACGGTGCGGAGTGCCCTGTCGCGGTGGTGGCGCTGGCCAGTCGGCCCGATGAGGTGATCCTGCGGGGGGCTCTCGGCGACATCGCGGAGCAGGTGAAGGCTGCCGGGATCGTACGGACTGCTGTGATCATGGTGGGGCGGACGTTGGGGGCGGAGCAGTTCCGGGACAGTCATCTGTACTCGGCCGACAGGGATCGGCACGTCTGCTGA
- the cbiE gene encoding precorrin-6y C5,15-methyltransferase (decarboxylating) subunit CbiE, which translates to MTPAPPASPADIPVTVVGIGADGWAGLPAASRAALADAEVLIGGPRQLDLLPPEHCAGERVAWPTPLRPAVPGLLAAHAGRRVAVLASGDPMFYGIGRALTEVLGPDALRVLPHPSAVSLACARLGWPVEDTEVITLVGRPAARIAAALHDGRRLLVLSANAATPGEIAALLRERGFGPSSLRVLEQLGSERELTYEGVADAWQHAPGDALNVVAVECRRSPDALRLGAVPGLPDAAYESDGQLTKRYVRAATLAALAPAPGELLWDVGGGSGSIAVEWMRAHPSCRAHTVEKNPVRAERITRNAERLGVPGLRVVTGAAPAALAELPTPDAVFIGGGLTAPGLLDACWAALPVGGRLVANTVTLESEALLADWYRRHGGDLVRLAVAQAVPVGGFTGWRQAMPVTQWSVTKSGDQER; encoded by the coding sequence GTGACCCCCGCACCACCGGCCTCCCCCGCAGACATACCCGTCACCGTCGTCGGGATCGGGGCCGACGGCTGGGCAGGGCTCCCCGCCGCCTCGCGCGCGGCGCTCGCCGACGCCGAGGTCCTGATCGGCGGCCCGCGCCAACTCGATCTGCTCCCGCCGGAGCACTGCGCGGGCGAACGCGTCGCCTGGCCCACGCCGCTGCGGCCCGCCGTGCCCGGTCTGCTCGCCGCCCACGCGGGACGCCGCGTCGCGGTCCTCGCCAGCGGCGACCCGATGTTCTACGGCATCGGGCGCGCCCTGACCGAGGTGCTCGGCCCCGACGCGCTGCGCGTCCTGCCGCACCCCTCCGCCGTCTCCCTCGCCTGCGCGCGCCTGGGCTGGCCCGTCGAGGACACCGAGGTCATCACGCTCGTCGGCCGCCCGGCCGCCAGGATCGCCGCCGCGCTGCACGACGGGCGCCGCCTCCTCGTCCTGAGCGCGAACGCGGCGACCCCCGGCGAGATCGCCGCCCTGCTGCGCGAGCGCGGCTTCGGTCCGAGCAGCCTCCGCGTACTCGAACAGCTCGGCTCCGAGCGGGAGTTGACGTACGAAGGGGTCGCCGACGCCTGGCAGCACGCGCCCGGCGACGCGCTGAACGTCGTCGCGGTCGAGTGCCGCCGCTCCCCCGACGCCCTGCGGCTCGGCGCCGTGCCGGGACTGCCCGACGCGGCGTACGAGAGCGACGGCCAGCTCACCAAGCGGTACGTGCGCGCCGCCACCCTCGCGGCCCTCGCGCCCGCGCCCGGCGAACTCCTGTGGGACGTGGGCGGCGGCTCCGGTTCGATCGCCGTGGAGTGGATGCGCGCGCACCCCTCGTGCCGCGCCCACACCGTCGAGAAGAACCCCGTACGAGCCGAGCGGATCACCCGCAACGCCGAACGGCTCGGCGTGCCGGGACTGCGCGTCGTCACCGGCGCCGCGCCCGCCGCGCTCGCCGAACTCCCCACGCCCGACGCCGTGTTCATCGGCGGCGGCCTGACCGCGCCCGGCCTGCTCGACGCGTGCTGGGCCGCGCTCCCCGTGGGCGGACGGCTCGTCGCCAACACCGTCACGCTGGAGTCCGAGGCCCTGCTCGCCGATTGGTACCGGCGGCACGGCGGCGACCTCGTGCGCCTCGCGGTCGCCCAGGCCGTCCCCGTCGGCGGCTTCACCGGATGGCGCCAGGCCATGCCGGTCACCCAGTGGTCCGTCACCAAGTCTGGAGATCAAGAACGATGA
- the tsaD gene encoding tRNA (adenosine(37)-N6)-threonylcarbamoyltransferase complex transferase subunit TsaD: MGSVVVLGIESSCDETGAGLVRDGRLLGHAVASSMDEHARYGGVVPEIAARAHVHALTPVVRRALDEAGLRMSDIGAVAVTTGPGLSGALQVGLAGAKSLAYALDVPLHGVHHLAGHVAADTLEHGPLPDPCVVLIVSGGHTSLLLVRDLARDPIVHLGDTLDDAAGECFDKVARVFGLPYPGGPAVDRAARDGDPAAVAFPRPLTGPRDAPYDFSFSGLKTAAARWAEGHARAGRELPVADGAAALQEAVADVLTRKAVTACRAHGVGTLVVVGGVAANSRVRALAEERCGAAGIELRVPPLRLCTDNGAMIAAVGDLLVRAGAEAAPLDVSIDPSAPLEFAALQPRGRAAG; the protein is encoded by the coding sequence ATGGGCTCTGTGGTGGTGCTCGGCATCGAGTCGTCCTGCGACGAGACGGGCGCGGGACTCGTCCGCGACGGGCGGCTCCTCGGCCACGCCGTCGCGTCGAGCATGGACGAACACGCCCGCTACGGCGGCGTCGTCCCGGAGATCGCCGCCCGCGCCCACGTCCACGCGCTCACCCCCGTGGTGCGCCGCGCCCTGGACGAGGCGGGCCTGCGGATGTCCGACATCGGCGCGGTCGCGGTGACCACGGGACCCGGGCTCTCCGGCGCCCTCCAGGTCGGCCTCGCGGGCGCCAAGAGCCTCGCGTACGCCCTGGACGTGCCGCTGCACGGCGTGCACCACCTCGCGGGCCACGTCGCCGCCGACACCCTGGAGCACGGTCCGCTGCCCGACCCCTGCGTGGTCCTGATCGTCTCCGGCGGCCACACCTCGCTCCTTCTCGTACGCGACCTCGCGCGCGACCCGATCGTCCACCTCGGCGACACCCTGGACGACGCGGCGGGGGAGTGCTTCGACAAGGTCGCCCGGGTGTTCGGGCTGCCCTATCCGGGCGGGCCTGCCGTCGACCGGGCCGCCCGGGACGGCGACCCGGCCGCGGTGGCCTTCCCGCGCCCGCTCACCGGGCCGCGCGACGCCCCGTACGACTTCTCCTTCTCGGGCCTGAAGACGGCCGCAGCGCGCTGGGCCGAGGGCCATGCGAGGGCGGGGCGCGAGCTGCCGGTCGCCGACGGCGCGGCGGCGCTCCAGGAGGCCGTCGCCGACGTGCTCACCCGCAAGGCGGTCACGGCCTGTCGCGCGCACGGCGTGGGCACGCTGGTCGTGGTCGGCGGCGTCGCGGCGAACTCGCGCGTGCGGGCGCTCGCGGAGGAGCGCTGCGGGGCGGCGGGCATCGAGTTGCGGGTGCCGCCGCTGCGGTTGTGCACGGACAACGGGGCGATGATCGCCGCGGTCGGGGACCTGTTGGTCCGGGCGGGTGCGGAGGCTGCGCCGCTGGACGTTTCGATTGATCCCTCGGCGCCGTTGGAGTTCGCTGCGCTTCAGCCGAGGGGGCGTGCTGCCGGGTGA
- the fes gene encoding enterochelin esterase has product MLSPLGSEKAVVMHAGPDVTGVVSAAAARSAGTGAVEATRVASPRVERLARGVAGADERERAVLVEEFWAEVALRGTPLVEYVDGGAGVDEASGAGAGAEGGTHRAVTFLWRGHRATRQVLLLVNRAVDRDHLADALLDRVPGTDVWHLTYRLRADHRAAYRMAADISPGELPADPALLQSRLRSLSSYAAHDPLNKERLPSRWGQTDSSVFALPEAPAQPWAERRATVARGRVERHRLPAGALGAERDVWAYLPPGGPRPGTPTVVLCDGDVWFGQLAFQDTLDALIADGAVPPLAVLAPDAVDLPTRWRDLTACDTYVHFLADELLPWAAGRWPLTTDPARTVVAGQSLGGLTALYAGLLRPDRFGTVLAQSASLWWRPGLPYGVPDLEPSDELPWLVSRFVELPRPRLRIHLDAGLHEGAMVDYSRALYEQLAARGDPVTFGTYNGGHDYACWRGCLADGLTAVL; this is encoded by the coding sequence ATGTTGTCACCTCTCGGATCGGAGAAGGCGGTGGTCATGCACGCCGGACCGGACGTCACGGGGGTGGTGAGCGCCGCCGCGGCGCGGTCCGCGGGCACGGGCGCTGTCGAGGCCACCCGCGTTGCAAGCCCACGCGTCGAACGCCTGGCCCGCGGTGTCGCGGGCGCGGACGAGCGTGAACGGGCCGTCCTCGTCGAGGAGTTCTGGGCGGAGGTCGCGCTGCGGGGGACGCCGCTGGTCGAGTACGTCGACGGGGGCGCCGGTGTCGATGAGGCGTCCGGCGCCGGTGCGGGCGCCGAGGGCGGAACCCACCGCGCCGTCACGTTCCTGTGGCGGGGTCACCGCGCCACGCGACAAGTCCTGCTGCTCGTCAACCGCGCGGTGGACCGCGACCACCTCGCCGACGCCCTGCTGGACCGGGTGCCCGGCACGGACGTCTGGCACCTCACCTACCGGCTGCGCGCCGACCACCGTGCCGCGTACCGCATGGCGGCCGACATCTCCCCGGGCGAACTCCCCGCCGACCCCGCACTCCTGCAAAGCAGGCTCCGCTCCCTCTCGTCGTACGCCGCCCATGACCCCCTCAACAAGGAGCGCCTGCCCAGCCGTTGGGGCCAGACCGACAGCTCCGTCTTCGCGCTGCCCGAGGCGCCCGCGCAGCCGTGGGCGGAGCGCCGCGCCACGGTCGCGCGCGGCCGGGTCGAACGGCACCGGCTGCCCGCGGGCGCGCTCGGCGCCGAACGCGACGTGTGGGCGTACCTCCCTCCGGGCGGCCCGCGCCCCGGCACGCCCACCGTGGTCCTGTGCGACGGCGACGTCTGGTTCGGTCAACTCGCCTTCCAGGACACGCTGGACGCCCTGATCGCCGACGGCGCCGTACCGCCCCTGGCCGTGCTCGCCCCGGACGCCGTCGACCTCCCCACCCGCTGGCGCGACCTCACCGCGTGCGACACCTACGTCCACTTCCTCGCCGACGAGTTGCTCCCCTGGGCGGCCGGGCGCTGGCCCCTCACCACCGACCCGGCCCGCACTGTCGTCGCGGGCCAGAGCCTCGGCGGTCTCACCGCGCTGTACGCGGGGCTGCTGCGGCCCGACCGGTTCGGCACCGTCCTCGCCCAGTCCGCCTCACTGTGGTGGCGGCCTGGACTGCCATACGGCGTACCGGATTTGGAGCCGTCCGACGAACTCCCCTGGCTCGTCTCGCGCTTCGTCGAGCTACCGCGCCCGCGCCTCAGGATCCACCTCGACGCGGGCCTCCACGAAGGAGCGATGGTCGACTACAGCCGCGCCCTGTACGAGCAACTGGCCGCGCGTGGCGACCCGGTGACGTTCGGCACGTACAACGGCGGCCACGACTACGCCTGTTGGCGCGGCTGCCTCGCGGACGGCCTGACCGCGGTCCTTTGA
- a CDS encoding cell division protein SepF, giving the protein MSSSQRHDVTDEQWEGLAQVVPLRSRNEWPSWPGHRALPDAETETRRRFVVMRVNVFADAREVAETVMAQIPVLLDLTGAETEVAKRVLDFSSGVVLGLGCAMHRVDKNVFLLAPPGTEVQGLVEAVAQP; this is encoded by the coding sequence GTGAGTAGTAGTCAGCGCCACGACGTCACCGATGAACAGTGGGAAGGGCTCGCCCAGGTCGTACCGCTGCGCAGCCGCAACGAGTGGCCTTCCTGGCCGGGACACCGCGCGCTGCCCGACGCGGAGACCGAGACGCGCAGGCGGTTCGTGGTGATGCGGGTGAACGTCTTCGCGGACGCCCGCGAGGTCGCGGAGACCGTGATGGCCCAGATCCCGGTCCTGCTCGACCTGACGGGCGCGGAGACCGAAGTGGCCAAGCGCGTCCTGGACTTCAGCAGCGGCGTGGTCCTCGGCCTGGGCTGCGCCATGCACCGGGTCGACAAGAACGTCTTCCTCCTCGCGCCGCCCGGCACGGAGGTGCAGGGGCTGGTGGAGGCGGTTGCCCAGCCCTGA